From one Erythrobacter sp. HKB08 genomic stretch:
- a CDS encoding NADH:flavin oxidoreductase/NADH oxidase family protein → MANSPLFTPLDLPNGSTLSNRLCKAAMEENLAEQPGQYPGERLFTLYDRWAKGGVGMLLSGNVMVDPSALTGPGGVVLEKGTDLEPFRKWAEIGKAGGAQFWLQISHPGRQMYKSLGETAVSPSGVALDLGKFSDLFAPVRALTVREIETIITRFADTAEAAQDAGFDGIQIHGAHGYLVSQFLSPLTNRREDEWGGSLENRARFLLQIVEKVRQRVKLSFGVGLKLNSADFQRGGFAFEDARQVVEWLNGHGLDFVELSGGSYESPAMQGNPQEGSTGEREAYFIDFARDIAKVADMPIMVTGGITKLSTAEAALEHDEQGFGVELLGIARAMASDPDLPNHWREQSNAEAELPQVGWKNASLKGLATMALTKAQIERMAAGKQPGMGGWPVKALLADQMRANKRAKRYREWRQQCGAS, encoded by the coding sequence ATGGCGAATTCGCCGCTTTTTACGCCGCTCGACCTGCCCAACGGCAGCACGCTGTCCAACCGCCTGTGCAAGGCGGCGATGGAGGAGAACCTTGCCGAGCAGCCGGGCCAGTATCCCGGCGAGCGGCTGTTCACGCTCTATGATCGCTGGGCGAAGGGCGGGGTGGGGATGCTCCTGTCGGGCAACGTCATGGTCGATCCTTCCGCCCTCACCGGACCGGGCGGCGTAGTGCTGGAGAAAGGCACCGATCTCGAGCCGTTTCGCAAATGGGCTGAAATCGGCAAGGCGGGCGGCGCGCAGTTCTGGCTGCAGATCAGCCACCCGGGACGGCAGATGTACAAGAGCCTCGGCGAGACGGCGGTGTCGCCTTCGGGCGTGGCGCTCGATCTCGGCAAGTTCTCCGATCTCTTCGCGCCGGTCCGCGCGCTCACCGTGCGCGAGATCGAGACGATCATCACCCGCTTCGCCGACACTGCGGAAGCAGCGCAGGACGCGGGCTTCGACGGTATCCAGATTCACGGCGCGCATGGCTATCTCGTCAGCCAGTTCCTCTCGCCACTGACCAACCGGCGCGAGGATGAATGGGGCGGCAGCCTCGAAAACCGCGCGCGTTTCCTGCTGCAGATCGTCGAGAAAGTGCGCCAGCGGGTGAAGCTGTCTTTCGGCGTCGGCCTCAAGCTCAACTCGGCGGACTTCCAGCGCGGCGGCTTCGCGTTCGAGGATGCGCGCCAGGTCGTCGAATGGCTCAATGGCCACGGGCTCGATTTCGTCGAACTGTCGGGCGGAAGCTACGAGAGCCCGGCGATGCAGGGCAATCCGCAGGAAGGCTCGACCGGCGAGCGCGAGGCCTATTTCATCGATTTCGCCCGCGACATCGCGAAGGTCGCCGACATGCCGATCATGGTCACCGGCGGCATCACGAAACTTTCGACCGCCGAGGCAGCGCTCGAGCATGACGAGCAGGGCTTCGGGGTCGAGCTTCTCGGCATCGCGCGGGCCATGGCGAGCGATCCCGACCTGCCCAATCACTGGCGCGAGCAGAGCAATGCCGAAGCGGAGCTGCCGCAGGTCGGCTGGAAGAACGCCTCGCTCAAGGGCCTTGCGACCATGGCGCTGACCAAGGCTCAGATCGAACGGATGGCGGCGGGCAAGCAGCCCGGCATGGGCGGCTGGCCGGTCAAGGCGCTGCTCGCCGACCAGATGCGCGCGAACAAGCGGGCCAAGCGCTACCGTGAATGGCGCCAGCAGTGCGGCGCGTCGTGA
- a CDS encoding thioesterase family protein, which produces MSGKFAKTFTAGAEHIDVMGHVNNAVWVQWIQDMATAHWDAVARPEDARDFVWLVVRHEIDYRGNISQGESVTGETWIEGDAHGAKSTRRVDFRNDAGKVIVSALTTWAMLHRETGRLARVRPEIIAPFRVEQGN; this is translated from the coding sequence TTGAGCGGCAAGTTCGCAAAGACCTTCACCGCCGGGGCAGAGCACATCGACGTGATGGGTCACGTCAACAATGCCGTGTGGGTGCAGTGGATCCAGGACATGGCGACCGCGCATTGGGACGCGGTCGCGCGGCCCGAGGATGCGCGCGATTTCGTCTGGCTCGTGGTGCGTCACGAGATCGATTACCGGGGCAATATTTCGCAAGGCGAAAGCGTGACCGGCGAAACCTGGATCGAAGGCGATGCGCATGGGGCGAAGTCCACCCGCCGGGTCGACTTCCGCAACGATGCGGGCAAGGTCATCGTCTCGGCGCTTACCACATGGGCGATGCTCCATCGCGAGACCGGGCGGCTGGCGCGCGTCCGGCCCGAAATCATCGCGCCTTTCAGGGTCGAACAGGGGAACTGA
- a CDS encoding S9 family peptidase, with protein sequence MTQISLTAIALATSIAAIPAGSVTVAAQEDTASLSEQQPSAPPVAEKRDHSYSYHGITIEDPYFWLKDQSYPTVDDEDVLDYVKAENAWFEARMAPRKQLVETIFEELKGRIKEDDSTVPQKDGDWVYWSEFEEGKEYRKHYRRPVAGGDPVLILDENELAEGQEYFRLGAFSVSKNGRYLAYSTDTSGAERYIARIKDLQTGELLDDAIPDTRTGLVWAAGDSVIVYGKANANWRVDNVRVHSVGTDADEDVEIYHEEDAGFSVGTGLSAQEDWLIIGAGDNETSEVRLVRADDPLGEQILVRPRKKGVEYSLDIRDGTVFVHTNDEHVNFRLATAPLETPGEWSTLIAGSDEFYLTDFELFKDFYVTEGRLAGLDQVQIRSYDDASKVTPIAFPEASYSTGLSNNPEYDVGKLRLTYESMVTPDSVYDYHVADARLELLKQQEIPSGYDPSLYATERLTIEARDGTMVPVSVVYRKDRPDGPGPLHLYAYGAYGYAVPPGFSSSRLSLLDRGMAYGIAHIRGGDDLGRRWYLQGKLNERTNTFNDFVDVAKGLVDKGYTEKGKLSASGGSAGGELMGVIVNTDPDLWGAVVADVPFVDVLNTMLDTTLPLTPGEWPEWGNPIESKQAFAYILSYSPYDQTVAQDYPPMLVTAGLNDPRVTYWEPAKWVAKLRDVKTDDNELLLKTNMGAGHGGKSGRYSSLYETAEEYAFILWQLGLTEEDN encoded by the coding sequence ATGACGCAGATTTCCCTGACCGCCATTGCCCTTGCCACGAGCATTGCCGCCATCCCGGCAGGCAGCGTGACGGTCGCAGCCCAAGAGGACACCGCAAGCTTGAGCGAGCAACAGCCCAGCGCGCCGCCCGTCGCCGAAAAGCGCGACCACAGCTACAGCTATCACGGCATCACCATCGAAGACCCGTATTTCTGGCTCAAGGACCAGTCCTACCCGACGGTCGATGACGAGGACGTGCTCGATTACGTCAAGGCGGAGAATGCCTGGTTCGAAGCGCGCATGGCACCGCGCAAGCAGCTGGTCGAGACGATCTTCGAAGAGCTTAAGGGCCGGATCAAGGAAGACGATTCGACCGTGCCCCAGAAGGACGGCGACTGGGTCTACTGGTCCGAATTCGAAGAGGGCAAGGAATACCGCAAGCACTACCGCCGGCCCGTAGCGGGCGGCGATCCGGTACTGATTCTCGACGAGAACGAGCTTGCCGAAGGGCAGGAATATTTCCGCCTCGGGGCCTTCTCGGTCAGCAAGAACGGCCGCTATCTCGCCTATTCGACCGATACGAGCGGGGCCGAGCGCTACATCGCGCGGATCAAGGATCTGCAGACCGGCGAGCTGCTGGACGATGCGATTCCCGACACGCGCACCGGCCTCGTGTGGGCGGCGGGGGACAGCGTGATCGTCTACGGCAAGGCGAATGCCAACTGGCGCGTCGACAATGTGCGCGTCCACTCGGTCGGCACCGATGCCGACGAGGACGTCGAGATCTATCACGAGGAAGACGCAGGCTTCAGCGTCGGCACCGGCCTGTCCGCGCAGGAAGACTGGCTGATCATCGGCGCAGGCGACAACGAGACCAGCGAAGTTCGCCTCGTGCGTGCGGACGACCCGCTGGGCGAACAGATCCTCGTCAGGCCGCGCAAGAAGGGCGTCGAATACTCGCTCGACATCCGTGACGGCACGGTCTTTGTCCACACGAACGACGAGCATGTGAACTTCCGCCTCGCGACCGCCCCGCTGGAAACGCCGGGCGAGTGGAGCACGCTGATCGCCGGATCGGATGAATTCTACCTGACCGATTTCGAGTTGTTCAAGGACTTCTACGTCACCGAAGGCCGCCTTGCAGGCCTCGACCAGGTGCAGATCCGTTCCTACGACGATGCATCGAAAGTGACGCCGATCGCCTTCCCCGAAGCGAGCTATTCGACCGGCCTGTCGAACAATCCCGAATACGATGTCGGCAAGCTGCGCCTCACTTACGAGAGCATGGTCACGCCGGATTCGGTCTATGACTACCATGTCGCCGATGCGCGGCTCGAACTGCTCAAGCAGCAGGAAATCCCGAGCGGCTACGATCCCTCGCTCTATGCGACCGAGCGCCTGACGATCGAGGCGCGCGACGGCACGATGGTCCCGGTCAGCGTGGTCTATCGCAAGGATCGCCCGGACGGCCCGGGACCGCTGCATCTCTATGCCTATGGCGCCTACGGCTATGCCGTACCGCCGGGCTTTTCCTCCTCGCGCCTCAGCCTGCTCGATCGCGGGATGGCCTATGGCATCGCGCATATTCGCGGCGGCGACGACCTCGGACGGCGCTGGTATCTGCAGGGCAAGCTCAACGAGCGGACCAATACGTTCAACGACTTCGTCGACGTCGCCAAGGGCCTGGTCGACAAGGGCTACACCGAGAAAGGCAAGCTTTCCGCCAGCGGCGGTTCGGCCGGGGGCGAGTTGATGGGCGTGATCGTCAACACCGATCCCGACCTGTGGGGCGCAGTGGTTGCCGACGTACCTTTCGTCGACGTGCTCAACACCATGCTCGATACGACGTTGCCGCTCACGCCGGGCGAATGGCCGGAATGGGGCAACCCGATCGAGAGCAAGCAGGCCTTCGCCTACATCCTGAGCTACAGCCCCTACGACCAGACCGTCGCGCAGGATTACCCGCCGATGCTTGTCACCGCCGGGCTGAACGACCCGCGCGTCACCTATTGGGAGCCGGCCAAGTGGGTCGCCAAGCTGCGCGACGTGAAGACCGACGACAACGAACTGCTGCTCAAAACCAACATGGGCGCAGGCCACGGCGGCAAGTCGGGGCGCTATTCCTCGCTTTACGAAACGGCAGAGGAATACGCCTTCATCCTGTGGCAGCTCGGCCTGACGGAAGAGGACAATTGA
- a CDS encoding aminopeptidase P family protein, giving the protein MLMQTHEARLAALREELKKRDLDGFVVPISDEHMSEYIGSYAQRLAWLTGFGGSAGAAIVLRDHAAMFVDGRYTIQVRDQVDGKLYDYCQIPQESMGKWLLANAPEGAKIGYDAWLHTRGWVEATSNAVAKKGITLVATEGNPVDSVWQDRPEPSKAQAVVHRDEYAGRSSAEKRSEVADWLKSEGYDAAVISALDSIAWLLNIRGNDVDRTPVALSYVIAHADGTAELFIASEKVTPELEKHLGNAVTIRERTEFEPALAQMKDKTVSIDPDFGVEAIFQALETAGAKPVSERDPVIVPKAVKNEAEQQGHRDAQARDGAALAKFLYWLATEAPKGGETELSAVAALRAFREETGLLKDQSFDTISAAGPHAAIPHYRVDEESNLPIAPGSIFLCDSGGQYLDGTTDITRTVWIGTEDGSAEPTPEHKDRFTRVLKGHIALAMARFPDGTSGGQLDALARQFLWQAGVDYAHGTGHGVGSYLGVHEGPQRIAKATGPQPGTGEPLRAGMILSNEPGYYKGGDYGIRIENLVLTVAQDIPGAEGDYLGFDTLTFVPIDRTLVDTDLLTAEEIGWWNRYHAKTLEILAPQLSGDVLAFVEDACRPL; this is encoded by the coding sequence ATGCTGATGCAAACCCACGAAGCCCGACTCGCCGCCCTGCGCGAGGAACTGAAGAAACGCGATCTCGACGGTTTCGTGGTGCCGATCAGCGACGAGCATATGAGCGAATATATCGGCAGCTATGCCCAGCGCCTCGCCTGGCTGACCGGTTTCGGCGGCTCGGCGGGTGCGGCGATCGTGCTGCGCGACCATGCCGCCATGTTCGTCGACGGGCGCTACACCATCCAGGTGCGCGACCAGGTCGACGGGAAGCTCTACGACTATTGCCAGATCCCGCAGGAAAGCATGGGCAAGTGGCTGCTCGCCAATGCTCCGGAAGGCGCGAAGATCGGCTATGACGCATGGCTCCACACGCGCGGCTGGGTCGAGGCGACGTCGAACGCGGTGGCGAAGAAGGGCATCACCCTCGTCGCGACCGAGGGCAATCCGGTCGACAGCGTGTGGCAGGACCGCCCCGAACCCTCCAAGGCGCAGGCCGTCGTCCACCGCGACGAATATGCCGGCCGCTCGAGCGCGGAGAAGCGCAGCGAGGTCGCCGACTGGCTCAAATCCGAAGGCTATGATGCAGCAGTGATCTCGGCGCTCGATTCGATCGCATGGCTGCTCAACATCCGCGGCAACGACGTCGATCGCACGCCGGTCGCGCTGTCCTATGTCATCGCCCATGCCGACGGCACGGCGGAGCTCTTCATCGCTTCCGAGAAAGTCACGCCCGAGCTGGAAAAGCACCTCGGCAATGCAGTGACGATCCGCGAGCGGACCGAGTTCGAACCCGCGCTTGCGCAGATGAAGGACAAGACCGTCAGTATCGATCCCGATTTCGGCGTCGAGGCGATCTTCCAGGCGCTCGAGACAGCCGGCGCCAAGCCAGTGAGCGAGCGCGATCCGGTGATCGTGCCCAAGGCGGTCAAGAACGAGGCCGAACAGCAGGGCCACCGCGATGCGCAGGCGCGCGACGGCGCGGCGCTGGCGAAGTTCCTCTACTGGCTCGCGACCGAAGCGCCCAAGGGCGGCGAGACCGAGCTATCCGCCGTCGCCGCACTGCGCGCATTCCGCGAGGAAACGGGCCTGCTCAAGGACCAGAGCTTCGACACGATTTCCGCCGCCGGTCCGCATGCCGCGATCCCGCATTACCGGGTGGACGAAGAATCGAACCTGCCGATCGCGCCGGGCAGCATCTTCCTGTGCGATTCGGGCGGCCAGTATCTCGACGGCACGACCGACATCACCCGCACCGTTTGGATCGGGACAGAGGACGGCAGCGCCGAACCGACCCCCGAACACAAGGACCGCTTCACCCGCGTCCTCAAGGGCCATATCGCGCTCGCCATGGCGCGCTTCCCCGACGGGACGAGCGGCGGCCAGCTCGACGCGCTCGCCCGCCAGTTCCTGTGGCAGGCAGGGGTCGATTATGCCCACGGCACCGGCCACGGCGTCGGCAGCTATCTCGGCGTGCATGAAGGCCCGCAGCGCATCGCCAAGGCGACCGGCCCGCAACCGGGAACCGGCGAGCCGCTGCGCGCTGGCATGATCCTCTCGAACGAGCCGGGCTACTACAAGGGCGGCGACTACGGCATCCGGATCGAAAACCTCGTCCTCACCGTCGCGCAGGATATTCCCGGCGCGGAAGGCGACTATCTCGGCTTCGACACGCTCACTTTCGTGCCGATCGACCGCACGCTGGTCGATACCGACCTGCTGACCGCAGAGGAGATCGGCTGGTGGAACCGCTACCACGCCAAGACCCTCGAAATCCTCGCGCCGCAGCTGTCGGGCGACGTGCTCGCCTTTGTCGAGGATGCCTGCCGTCCGCTGTGA
- a CDS encoding VOC family protein translates to MIGYVTLGTNDLPRAAKFYDAVAKEMGVGRMMDFDTFIAWGEWDGGAGIAATKPFDGKEASVGNGTMVAIQAKDADHVKRIYDTAMANGGSDEGAPGPRGEADERGNVFYAGYFRDPDGNKLNAFCMVPAGG, encoded by the coding sequence ATGATCGGATATGTAACGCTGGGCACGAATGACTTGCCGCGTGCCGCCAAGTTCTACGACGCCGTCGCCAAGGAAATGGGCGTCGGGCGGATGATGGATTTCGACACTTTCATCGCATGGGGCGAATGGGACGGCGGCGCGGGCATCGCCGCGACCAAGCCGTTCGACGGCAAGGAAGCGAGCGTCGGCAACGGCACGATGGTCGCGATCCAGGCCAAGGATGCCGACCATGTGAAGCGCATCTACGATACCGCGATGGCCAATGGCGGCAGCGACGAGGGCGCGCCGGGTCCGCGCGGCGAGGCGGACGAGCGCGGCAATGTCTTCTACGCGGGCTATTTCCGCGATCCGGACGGCAACAAGCTCAACGCCTTCTGCATGGTCCCGGCAGGTGGCTGA
- a CDS encoding cupin domain-containing protein, which produces MAEPRRLADNWLHLGLGASAEVLEPFDGMEWYERYGAAHAADGKEGRLVSQHSFTEGWPTWEMHPHGHEVVICTDGEMLLTQEFPDGRREQVTLTAGEYAINPPGVWHIADIENSATAIFITAGEGTEHRPR; this is translated from the coding sequence GTGGCTGAGCCGCGCAGGCTGGCGGACAACTGGCTCCACCTCGGCCTCGGCGCGAGTGCCGAGGTGCTCGAACCGTTCGACGGCATGGAATGGTACGAGCGCTACGGCGCCGCCCATGCCGCCGACGGGAAAGAAGGCAGGCTCGTCTCGCAGCACAGCTTCACCGAAGGCTGGCCGACATGGGAAATGCATCCCCACGGTCACGAGGTCGTCATCTGCACCGATGGCGAGATGCTGCTGACGCAGGAATTTCCCGATGGCCGGCGCGAGCAGGTGACGCTCACCGCGGGCGAATATGCGATCAATCCGCCCGGCGTGTGGCATATCGCCGACATCGAAAACTCTGCGACCGCGATCTTCATAACTGCAGGCGAAGGGACCGAGCACCGCCCGCGCTGA
- a CDS encoding response regulator encodes MVDDHAPVTLLLVDDEATLREPLAEYLARQGFVVHEAESAARARSSLVELTPDLVLLDIMMPGEDGLSLCRHLVETRELPVILLTAKGEATDRIIGLEIGADDYVTKPFEPRELVARIRSVLRRAGRAVAAPEEDAQYEFEGWRLDPMKRKLTDPEGVLVSISTAEFRMLRAFLDNPKQVLDRDRLLDMVQGREAQLFDRAVDNQVSRLRRKIEADSKNPQFILTVRGGGYRFGASVKRVAAGEN; translated from the coding sequence ATGGTGGACGATCACGCACCCGTGACCCTGCTGCTGGTCGATGACGAAGCGACCCTGCGCGAACCCCTGGCCGAGTATCTCGCTCGCCAGGGGTTCGTCGTGCATGAAGCCGAAAGCGCTGCGCGTGCGCGAAGCTCGCTCGTCGAGCTGACCCCCGATCTCGTCCTGCTCGATATCATGATGCCTGGCGAGGACGGGCTTTCGCTGTGCCGCCACCTCGTCGAAACGCGCGAGCTGCCGGTCATCCTCCTCACCGCGAAGGGCGAGGCGACCGACCGGATCATCGGCCTCGAAATCGGGGCGGACGACTATGTCACCAAGCCGTTCGAACCGCGCGAGCTCGTCGCCCGCATCCGCTCGGTCCTGCGCCGTGCGGGGCGCGCGGTCGCGGCGCCCGAAGAAGACGCGCAGTACGAATTCGAAGGCTGGCGGCTCGATCCGATGAAGCGCAAGCTGACCGATCCCGAAGGTGTGCTGGTCTCGATCTCGACCGCCGAGTTCCGCATGCTGCGCGCCTTCCTCGACAATCCGAAACAGGTACTCGACCGCGACCGCCTGCTCGACATGGTTCAAGGCCGCGAAGCGCAATTGTTCGACCGCGCGGTCGACAACCAGGTCAGCCGCCTGCGCCGCAAGATCGAGGCCGACAGCAAGAACCCGCAATTCATCCTCACCGTGCGCGGTGGCGGCTACCGTTTCGGTGCCAGCGTGAAGCGCGTCGCCGCCGGGGAGAACTGA
- a CDS encoding HAMP domain-containing sensor histidine kinase: MRLWPKSLLGQTLLAVAAALLVAQAVTSVLLYRVAENRREEGVLTAATFTLWGAPAFRRDRGEELLARGERRMRAPDGMRRGNRRGERPLRGEVTQAYPLLDDEKSSTEWAGELETRLRGLGLEPIEVLATVRHARDDRTLQQRLQRWPATAQRMDLQRGRIFVAAVRWEEGGAWHVARVPYARNDRRVLFVTAAQTFVMFLLLMVVLYFLLRRITRPLAELTGRTERFTASQVAEQPLALRGPEDVQRLITAHNAMETRIASLLDEKDVMLGAIGHDLKTPLAALRVRIESVENETERDKMAASIEDITRTLDDILSLARIGRGNGPPEATDLAALTASVVEEFEDMGKPVTLGEHTRIVRHIHVTWLRRALRNLIANAVRYAGDAEVSVIAEGDAAVLRVDDKGPGIPDGQIERLLEPFQRGEASRNRETGGAGLGLTLARAIAEQHGGTLILANRESGGLRAEIRLPA, from the coding sequence ATGCGCCTGTGGCCCAAGAGCCTGCTCGGCCAGACATTGCTGGCCGTCGCCGCCGCCCTGCTGGTGGCGCAGGCCGTCACTTCGGTGCTGCTCTACCGCGTGGCGGAGAACCGGCGCGAGGAAGGCGTGCTGACGGCAGCCACCTTCACGCTCTGGGGCGCGCCCGCTTTCCGGCGCGACCGGGGCGAGGAGCTGCTGGCGAGGGGCGAGCGCCGCATGCGCGCACCCGACGGCATGCGCCGAGGCAACCGGCGCGGCGAGCGACCGCTGCGGGGCGAAGTGACCCAAGCCTACCCGCTGCTCGACGACGAGAAAAGCAGTACCGAATGGGCTGGCGAACTCGAAACCAGGCTGCGCGGCCTCGGTCTCGAGCCGATCGAGGTTCTCGCCACCGTCCGCCATGCGCGCGACGACCGCACCCTCCAGCAAAGGTTGCAGCGCTGGCCCGCGACCGCCCAGCGCATGGACTTGCAGCGCGGCCGGATCTTCGTCGCCGCGGTCCGCTGGGAAGAGGGCGGCGCCTGGCATGTCGCGCGCGTTCCCTATGCCCGCAATGACCGGCGCGTACTGTTCGTCACCGCGGCGCAGACGTTCGTCATGTTCCTGCTGCTGATGGTGGTGCTCTATTTCCTCCTGCGCCGGATAACCCGTCCTCTCGCCGAACTGACCGGCCGGACGGAGCGCTTCACCGCCTCGCAGGTTGCAGAGCAGCCGCTTGCGTTGCGCGGGCCGGAGGACGTGCAGCGCCTGATCACCGCGCATAATGCGATGGAAACGCGCATCGCCTCGCTGCTCGATGAAAAGGACGTGATGCTCGGTGCGATCGGGCACGACCTCAAGACGCCGCTCGCCGCGCTGCGCGTGCGTATCGAGAGCGTCGAGAACGAAACCGAACGCGACAAGATGGCTGCCAGCATCGAGGACATTACCCGCACGCTCGACGACATCCTCTCGCTCGCCCGGATCGGACGCGGCAACGGGCCGCCCGAGGCGACCGACCTTGCCGCGCTGACTGCCTCGGTGGTCGAGGAATTCGAGGACATGGGCAAACCGGTGACGCTCGGTGAGCACACGCGCATCGTGCGCCATATCCACGTTACCTGGCTGCGCCGCGCGCTGCGCAACCTGATTGCCAATGCCGTGCGCTACGCCGGCGATGCAGAGGTCTCGGTGATCGCCGAGGGAGATGCGGCGGTCCTGCGAGTCGACGACAAGGGTCCGGGCATTCCCGACGGGCAGATCGAGCGTCTGCTCGAACCCTTCCAGCGCGGCGAGGCATCGCGCAACCGCGAGACCGGCGGTGCCGGACTCGGCCTGACGCTGGCACGCGCTATTGCCGAACAGCATGGCGGCACGCTAATTCTCGCCAATCGCGAAAGCGGCGGCCTCAGGGCGGAGATCAGGCTCCCCGCCTAA